A stretch of DNA from Vicingus serpentipes:
AAGAGTTAGAAGCTGGTGGTTATACCGCTGGTGGAAAAGGAATTAAAAAAGCTTATCAAGTTGCCCGATCTAGTTTTATTGAAGAAGGAAACAATCAAGTAATTATTGCTACAGATGGTGCATTTAATTTAGATAAAGGGGATAAAGGAATTTTAAGTGATGTAGAAGCTAATCTTAAAAAAGGTGTTACTATCTCCGTTGTTGGAGTTAAAAACGAAAAATGGACAATAAAATCGATGACTGATATTGCCGAAACTGGTGGTGGTCATTATTTACATATCGAATCATTTTCTCAAGCACAACAAGTGTTGATGAATGAAATAAAAACTAACTCAAGAAAAAAATAACTCTTGGAAAAGAAAAAAATTGCCATACTTGGTTCTACTGGTTCTATAGGAACCCAAGCTCTAGAAGTAATAGAAGAACATGCCGATAAATTTGAAGTTGAAGTGTTAACTTCAAACAATAATGCTGATTTATTAATTGAACAAGCTTTAAAATTTAAACCTAATACTGTTGTAATTGCAAATGAAGCACATTACAAAAAAGTAGAGGAAGCTTTGTGGGAAAACGATATTAAAGTATTTTCTGGAACAGATTCTTTAGCTCAAATTGTGGAAATGGAGAGCATTAACATTGTTCTTACAGCTTTAGTAGGTTATGCTGGGTTAAAACCAACTATTAATGCAATTAATGCTAAAAAAACTATTGCGCTTGCCAACAAAGAAACCCTTGTGGTTGCTGGGGAATTAATCACCAAATTAGCTCGAGAAAATGGTGTGCATATTTACCCTGTTGACTCAGAACATTCTGCAATCTTTCAATGCTTAACTGGAGAATTATTAAATCCTATTGAAAAAATATATTTAACCGCTTCAGGTGGACCATTTAGAGGTAAAAAAAGAGAAGATTTATTAAACATCACAAAAGAACAAGCGCTAAAACACCCTAACTGGGAAATGGGAGCAAAAATCACTATCGACTCTGCTACTTTAATGAACAAAGGTTTAGAGGTTATTGAAGCAAAATGGTTGTTCAACTTAAAGCCAGAACAAATTGATGTAATAGTTCATCCCCAATCTATTGTTCATTCGCTTGTTCAATTTGAAGATGGCAGCATGAAAGCTCAAATGGGGTTGCCAGACATGAAACAACCTATTCAATATGCATTGTCATATCCTTATCGTTTAACTTCTAAATCGCCACGATTTAACTTTATGGATTACCCAAACTTAACCTTTGAGCAACCAGATAAAGAAACATTTAAAAATTTAGCTCTAGCTTATGAAGCGATGGATAAGGGCGGAAATTTAGCTTGCATTTTAAATGCTGCAAACGAAGTTGCTGTTGATGCATTTTTAAAAGATAAAATCAAGTTTTTAGATATTGCTGAGATTAATCAAAAATGCATGGAAGCTATCTCTTTCATTAAAAATCCTAGCTACGAGGATTATGTGAAAACAAATAATGAAACAAGAGTTTTTGCTGAAGGGTTAGTAAAATAATTTACATTACAAATCCACTGTAATTTTTTACCTCTTTCACTGCCTTCTCTAAATCAAATTCACTTTGCTTTTGAGTATAAAACTGCCCTTTTTCTTGATGGTATTGGGCTAAATATTCTTGCTCTGTTTGTCCGGGTGTGGGAACTAAAATCGCTTTTTTACCCAATGTAGCTAAATCCATAATCGTGCTGTAACCAGAACGGCTAATCACCACTTTACTTTTTTGAAGGTAATTTAAAAATTCATTGGTTTCAAGATGATTGTAAATTTGAATTGCTGAGTTTTCAATTTTCAATTTTTCATTAGAGTCAGGCAAACCTCTTACTAATACTCCTTTTAAATTTGTATCCCTTACTTGCTCTAATATTAGCTTTTCAAAAATTGTTCGTTGGGGTTCTGGACCAGAAACAATAGCTATAAAATCATATTCTTCCGAGAAATCACATGCCTTTTTTAATGAAGAAAATCTTGATAAAGGCCCAATAAACTTATAATTATGAGGTAATGGTTTTTTATGAGCCAAATCGCCACTAAGGTTATTCTCCCCTTCAATATCTGGAATCCATACTTCATCAAAATTTGCCAAATAATTATTAAGTATTTTTTCAATTAACCACTCTCCTGTTGGAGCTTTAATAAATAACTGGTGAGTAATTAAAGTCGACTCTATTTTATTGTTCCATAAACCATATCGATTATCAGAAACTACTTGATCAATTTTGTATTTATCAATAATTGCTGCTAACCATTCCTGTTCTTCTTGTATAGCTTTTTTAATTTTCGGAAGTTGAGTCAACATCTTTGAAATCATTGCTCCATTTTCAGGGTATTCAACGTTATATCCTTTTAATTCAATAAAAGTTACATAAGGGAATTCTTGTTTCAACAATGCTTCTTGCTTTCCAGAAGTACCAATAATTACTTTGTGATTGTCTTTTAAAAAAGATTGTATAATTGGTATGCAACGCGTAGCATGTCCTAACCCCCAATCTAACGGGCAAACTAATATGGTTTTTTGATTAGTCAACTTCTTTAGATAATTCAGTCAGTTTTTTCATGGTGTTATAATTTCGGGTAGTGCTACTCACTTTTAATTTCTTTTCAAAAAATGTACCCTGCCACTTTGCTCTTCCAACACCATTTGGATAAAAACAATAAATAACCTCATCTGTTATTTTAAAAAACTCTTCTGTTTGTTCTAATTGTTCTAATTCTTTTACAAACTCTGAATTTGGCTTTTCTGCTAATAAAGTATAATAAACAGCTTTTAGCTGATCTTGATTTCCCTCTAAAAAGGTATGATTTTCTGTTATTCTTTGTAATTTTTCAGCACCTAACACTTGAACATCTACATCAAATCCAAATACTTTTAAAATATTAGTTTTTATTGTTTCTTGAATTGAAACAATATCTTCTTTTTTAGATGAAAACACTACATTTCCACTTTGAATATAGGTTGTTACATTTTTAAATTCAGCCTTTTCAAACATCGATTTTAACTCAGTCATTTTTATCAATTTATGACCACTAACGTTAATTCCTCTCAATAAAGCTATATATATTTTCATTCTTCTCGTTTGTGTTTCCATCTTCGATGCGTCCAAAGCCAATACTGAGGCAACTCATTTATATTGTCTTCTAAAAAACGATGTGCTTTTTCAATAATTTCACCCTGTCCCATTTCGTTTGGAGTTTCTGTAACCATTTTAAACTCTGCTTCATAATAACCTCTTTTAGGTTTATGAATTACTCCATAAACTACAGGCATATTGTATTCTTTCGCATATTTCTCCGCTCCATAAAAAACAGCTGTATCTTGATTTAAAAAAGTCATCCAATGTGCTTTTTTAGGGTTCGAAGGGCTTTGGTCCATCCCAAATATGATTCCTTTTGGCCGTCCAAAATCTTTTTCAAAATATTTCTTTGTTTGACTCATCGGACAAAGCATCATCCCAAACCGTTGACGAGAAGTTTGCATCTTTTCATCAAAATACTTATTACTTAATGGTTTGTAAATACCTATTAGTAAGTGTCGCATTTGCATCGAAACGCCTAGTGCCAAAATTTCCCAATTATTATAATGTCCACCAACAAAAACAATGTCTTTTCCTTCTTCATAAAGTTTGTCTACAATTGTTCTGTCTCTTACTTTAAATCGCTTGTTTAATTCCTTTTCAGAAATGGTAAACCCCTTTAATCCTTCTACAATTACATCACAAAAATGAACGTAAAACTTCTTTGCAATTTGGTGATGTTCTTTAGGTGTTTTATCAGGAAATGAGTTTTTGATATTTCCATAAACCACCTTTTTACGGTAGCCCAAAACATGAAACATCATAAAAAAAGCAAAATCGGAAACCCGATACAATAAAAAATGAGGTAAGTACGAAATGGGTAAAATCAATAAATAATAAACGATACGGTTAACCATAAACTATGTGTCTGCTTAATGTAAAAAATCAGATAAAGTTAGTTATTTTTGATTTATGAAAGCGGTAATTACAGGTGCAACAAGAGGCGTTGGTAGAGCTTCAGCTTTTATGCTTGCTCAAGAAGGCTACGATTTAGCCTTATCTTCTCGCAATATTTCTGATTTAGAACAATTAAAATTAGAATTAGAATCAAAATTTGGCAATTCTGTTTTCATTCAACAGGCTGATTTATCCATTAAAGAAGAAGCCATAAATTTTTCGGAAAATATTATCGAAAAATTTAACAAAATTGAAGTACTAATTAACAATATTGGTAAATATAACGTTAGTAAACTGACCGATAGTGATAGTGATTTAGAGTTGATGATAAATACCAATTTAAATTCGGCTTATTACATTAGTAAAAATATTGCAGTAAATATGGGCAACAACAATAGTGGCCACATTTTTAATATCTGCTCTGTTTTGAGTTTAAAGCCAAGAATTGAAGCTGCAACTTATACTATATCTAAACATGCTTTAAAAGGCTTTAATGACGTGTTAAGAGAAGAAATGAGAGAGCATAATGTTAAAGTAACAGCTATTTATCCAGGTTCAATTAACACTTCTAGCTGGGATGGAATAATTGCTCCTAAAGAAAAATTTGTTCAACCAGAAGACATCGCTAAAACAATAAAAACCTGTTTATCCATTTCTAAAAATGCAAACATTGAAGAAATTGTGATTAATCCTTTAGATAAAAACTACTAAGTGAAAAATTTATAACAAAATTCAAGACTCATTTAATGAATTAAATTTCTATTTTAAATAAACCCTTATCTCCTCTATTATGAAATATTACAACGCTAAAAACATTCCTAATACTACTGTAGAAAAACTTCGACCAAAAGTTGAAGAGGAACTAAAAAAAGAAGGTTTTGGTGTGCTTACAGAAATTGACATCCAAGCAACGATGAAAAAGAAATTAGATAAGGATTATTTGCCTCATTTAATTTTAGGTGCATGTAACCCTGTTTATGCTGACAAAGTAATTAGTATTGAGCCAACTATTAGCACAATGCTGCCATGTAATGTAACCCTTCGTCAATTGGAAGATGGGAGTGTTCAAATTGCAATTATTGACCCTGCTGCGGCAATGGGTGCCATTGGTAATCCTAGTTTAGAAACACCAGCAAAAGAAGTACAAGAAAAGTTAATGAACGTTTTAAATAACATTTAAAAAATTCACTAAAGGTTTAATCTTACCTTTATATTAGATCATTATTATTATGAAAAAGAAAATATTATTAGCAATTGTAGCTATTTTAGTAATTATTCAATTTTTTAGAATTGATAAAACAAACCCTGAAGTGGTATTAGAAAATGATTTTATAACCATTACTAACCCTCCAGAAGAAATTGCTGCAATTTTAAAAACAAGTTGTTACGATTGTCACTCTTATGAAACTAAATATCCTTGGTACACTAACGTTTCACCAATAGCATGGTGGGTTAAAGATCATATTAACGAAGGTAGGGATGAATTAAATTTTTCTGAATGGGCAAATTATAAAGAAAAACGTAAAAAACACAAACTAGAAGAGTGCATTGAATTGGTTGAAGAAAATGAAATGCCTTTAGAAAGTTATTTAATTACTCATGGTGATGCAAAATTAACTGAAACTCAAAAAACAGAATTATTAAATTGGCTTCATGCTGAATTTAAAGGAAAAAAGAAAATCGATAAAGCAGAATTAAGCCTAAACGATGGTGCAAAATGGCAAGCAAATAAAGCGACCACGTTAGGCATTGCAAAAATGCTCGAAATTGTTAATGATAATACTGCTGATAATCAAATAACTTCTTTAAATGGGAAAGGAGAATTATTAGAAACTGAAATGAAACTTATCTTTGAAAAATGTGACATGGTTGGTGAATCTCATGAACAATTACATACGTTTTTACTTCCTTTAGTAAAAAAGTTTAGAACTTTAAGAGAAACAACAAATGTTGAAGAATTTTATTCTACTGAAAAAGAAATAAAAAATCATTTAGAAAATTATACTAATTACTTTGAGTAAAATGGAAAGTATAAACTACAATATTGAAAAATTGGAGCATATGTCTGAAGTTTTAAAAGCTGTAGCACATCCTTTAAGAATTGCAATTGTAGACTTATTAATTCATCATAAAGAACTTACTGT
This window harbors:
- a CDS encoding 1-deoxy-D-xylulose-5-phosphate reductoisomerase; translated protein: MEKKKIAILGSTGSIGTQALEVIEEHADKFEVEVLTSNNNADLLIEQALKFKPNTVVIANEAHYKKVEEALWENDIKVFSGTDSLAQIVEMESINIVLTALVGYAGLKPTINAINAKKTIALANKETLVVAGELITKLARENGVHIYPVDSEHSAIFQCLTGELLNPIEKIYLTASGGPFRGKKREDLLNITKEQALKHPNWEMGAKITIDSATLMNKGLEVIEAKWLFNLKPEQIDVIVHPQSIVHSLVQFEDGSMKAQMGLPDMKQPIQYALSYPYRLTSKSPRFNFMDYPNLTFEQPDKETFKNLALAYEAMDKGGNLACILNAANEVAVDAFLKDKIKFLDIAEINQKCMEAISFIKNPSYEDYVKTNNETRVFAEGLVK
- a CDS encoding glycosyltransferase, which encodes MTNQKTILVCPLDWGLGHATRCIPIIQSFLKDNHKVIIGTSGKQEALLKQEFPYVTFIELKGYNVEYPENGAMISKMLTQLPKIKKAIQEEQEWLAAIIDKYKIDQVVSDNRYGLWNNKIESTLITHQLFIKAPTGEWLIEKILNNYLANFDEVWIPDIEGENNLSGDLAHKKPLPHNYKFIGPLSRFSSLKKACDFSEEYDFIAIVSGPEPQRTIFEKLILEQVRDTNLKGVLVRGLPDSNEKLKIENSAIQIYNHLETNEFLNYLQKSKVVISRSGYSTIMDLATLGKKAILVPTPGQTEQEYLAQYHQEKGQFYTQKQSEFDLEKAVKEVKNYSGFVM
- a CDS encoding DUF1697 domain-containing protein, which gives rise to MKIYIALLRGINVSGHKLIKMTELKSMFEKAEFKNVTTYIQSGNVVFSSKKEDIVSIQETIKTNILKVFGFDVDVQVLGAEKLQRITENHTFLEGNQDQLKAVYYTLLAEKPNSEFVKELEQLEQTEEFFKITDEVIYCFYPNGVGRAKWQGTFFEKKLKVSSTTRNYNTMKKLTELSKEVD
- a CDS encoding lysophospholipid acyltransferase family protein, with product MVNRIVYYLLILPISYLPHFLLYRVSDFAFFMMFHVLGYRKKVVYGNIKNSFPDKTPKEHHQIAKKFYVHFCDVIVEGLKGFTISEKELNKRFKVRDRTIVDKLYEEGKDIVFVGGHYNNWEILALGVSMQMRHLLIGIYKPLSNKYFDEKMQTSRQRFGMMLCPMSQTKKYFEKDFGRPKGIIFGMDQSPSNPKKAHWMTFLNQDTAVFYGAEKYAKEYNMPVVYGVIHKPKRGYYEAEFKMVTETPNEMGQGEIIEKAHRFLEDNINELPQYWLWTHRRWKHKREE
- a CDS encoding SDR family oxidoreductase, with the translated sequence MKAVITGATRGVGRASAFMLAQEGYDLALSSRNISDLEQLKLELESKFGNSVFIQQADLSIKEEAINFSENIIEKFNKIEVLINNIGKYNVSKLTDSDSDLELMINTNLNSAYYISKNIAVNMGNNNSGHIFNICSVLSLKPRIEAATYTISKHALKGFNDVLREEMREHNVKVTAIYPGSINTSSWDGIIAPKEKFVQPEDIAKTIKTCLSISKNANIEEIVINPLDKNY
- a CDS encoding DUF302 domain-containing protein; the encoded protein is MKYYNAKNIPNTTVEKLRPKVEEELKKEGFGVLTEIDIQATMKKKLDKDYLPHLILGACNPVYADKVISIEPTISTMLPCNVTLRQLEDGSVQIAIIDPAAAMGAIGNPSLETPAKEVQEKLMNVLNNI
- a CDS encoding heme-binding domain-containing protein, which produces MKKKILLAIVAILVIIQFFRIDKTNPEVVLENDFITITNPPEEIAAILKTSCYDCHSYETKYPWYTNVSPIAWWVKDHINEGRDELNFSEWANYKEKRKKHKLEECIELVEENEMPLESYLITHGDAKLTETQKTELLNWLHAEFKGKKKIDKAELSLNDGAKWQANKATTLGIAKMLEIVNDNTADNQITSLNGKGELLETEMKLIFEKCDMVGESHEQLHTFLLPLVKKFRTLRETTNVEEFYSTEKEIKNHLENYTNYFE